GATTGGAAAGATTCTAACACCGGAGATATAATTAAAGGATTTAAAGAAATTGGTTTCTTACCACAATCTTTTAATAATTTATTGGCAGTACTGGGCTGGAATGATGGAACAGAGCAGGAAATTTTTACTATGGAAGAATTGATAGAAAAATTCTCCATTGAACGAATTCATAAAGCAGGCGCAAAATTTGATTTTGAAAAAGCTAAATGGTTCAATCATGAATGGATAAAAAAACTGCCTGCAGAAGATTTAAAAACAGAAGTAGAAAAAATCTTTATCAATAATGGAATTACTATTTCGGATGATAGTTATTTAATAAAAGTAATAGAACTGATAAAAGACAGATGCACCTTATTAACAGATTTTTATGCACAAGGATCTTTCTTTTTTGCAACACCAACAATCTATGATGATGCTTCTGTAAAACCGAAATGGGCTGCCGATAAAAAAGATTTCTTTGAAACAATTGCAGAACAACTACAGCATACAAATGAATTTACCGCAACAATAATAGAAACTATCTTTAAAGAAGTAGCTGCAGTCAAAAATATTAAAGTAGGGGAATTGCAAATGTTATTCAGAATAATGTTGGTAGGTAGTAAAACAGGTCCGGCTGTTTTTGTTATTGCAGAAACTATAGGTAAAGAAGAAACCATAAAAAGAATTAAATTAGCTGTCAATCATTTTGAGACATTGAACGCTTAAACAACAATTATGGCACGACCTGTACGAGTATTGGTTGCCAAAGTAGGGCTGGACGGTCACGACCGTGGCGCCAAAGTAATAGCCACGGCTTTGCGTAATGCCGGCATGGAAGTTATTTACACAGGTCTTCGCCAAACACCTGAAATGGTCATCAATGCCGCCATCCAGGAAGATGTAGATGCAATCGGCATCAGTACATTAAGTGGTGCACACAACACTATTTTCCCCAAGATCATTCAACTCATGAAACAAAATGAAATGAATGATGTGTTGCTTACCGGTGGCGGCATTATCCCTGAGGACGATATGAAGAAGCTGAATGAATTAGGAGTTGGTACACTCTTTCCTCCCGGAACATCTACAACAACTATTGCCGATTATATAAAAGACTGGGTTAAACAACACAGGAGTTTTTAGGTCAATAGCCGCAAAATATTTTTATCAATCAATGCTTGCGTATGTATTCAACACTTCTTACCACGTTAGAAAATAACATTCTCACCATTACCATTAATCGTCCTGAAAAATTAAATGCGTTAAATCAGCAGGTAATGATAGATCTGGAACAAGTGTTGAACGAAGTGTACAATAACGGTGAAATAAAATCAGCTATCATTACCGGTTCAGGTGAAAAAGCCTTTGTGGCAGGTGCCGATATAACCGAATTCAATGGACTAACAAAAGAACAAGGCATTACAATAGCAAAAAAAGGGCAGGATATCTTTTTCAAAATAGAAAACTCACATAAGCCAATTGTGGCAGCTGTAAATGGTTTTGCATTAGGCGGCGGCTGTGAGCTCGCAATGGCATGTCATTTCAGGCTTTGCAGCGATAATGCAAAGTTTGGTCAGCCCGAAGTTAATTTGGGTTTAATACCGGGCTA
The Ferruginibacter albus DNA segment above includes these coding regions:
- a CDS encoding cobalamin B12-binding domain-containing protein: MARPVRVLVAKVGLDGHDRGAKVIATALRNAGMEVIYTGLRQTPEMVINAAIQEDVDAIGISTLSGAHNTIFPKIIQLMKQNEMNDVLLTGGGIIPEDDMKKLNELGVGTLFPPGTSTTTIADYIKDWVKQHRSF
- a CDS encoding enoyl-CoA hydratase/isomerase family protein, translated to MYSTLLTTLENNILTITINRPEKLNALNQQVMIDLEQVLNEVYNNGEIKSAIITGSGEKAFVAGADITEFNGLTKEQGITIAKKGQDIFFKIENSHKPIVAAVNGFALGGGCELAMACHFRLCSDNAKFGQPEVNLGLIPGYGGTQRLTQLVGKGKAMELMMSGALINAAEALQSGLVNYVTTPHELLLKTKEILTLIQNKSPLALAKIIDCVNVAVISDSAYTNGKSGYDKEIESFGDCFASEDMKEGVTAFLEKRAPVFRGK